A single Agromyces sp. CF514 DNA region contains:
- a CDS encoding iron chaperone: protein MNDRPVKPTTVDEYLAGFEGEPAERLAAVRAAIHEVLPGAEEKLRYDIPAIAVHGRYWLHFAGWKQHIGLYPVPHTEGELEARIAPWRAAKDTVNLPYSKPLPLDLVRDIARLVVELRGGERDT, encoded by the coding sequence ATGAACGACCGACCCGTCAAGCCGACCACGGTCGACGAGTACCTCGCCGGCTTCGAGGGCGAGCCGGCCGAGCGCCTCGCGGCGGTGCGCGCCGCGATCCACGAGGTGCTTCCGGGTGCCGAGGAGAAGCTGCGCTACGACATCCCGGCCATCGCCGTGCATGGCCGCTATTGGCTGCACTTCGCCGGCTGGAAGCAGCACATCGGCCTCTACCCGGTGCCGCACACCGAGGGCGAACTCGAGGCGCGCATCGCCCCGTGGCGCGCGGCGAAGGACACCGTGAACCTGCCTTACTCGAAGCCGCTGCCGCTCGATCTCGTGCGCGACATCGCCCGACTCGTGGTGGAGCTCCGCGGGGGCGAACGCGACACCTGA
- a CDS encoding carboxylesterase family protein, translating to MTDLTARRPDDAADRLPSLTAVETPWGAFVAVEDDGVQRIRNIRYATADRFGRPQAVEPDPASSDDLQLATIACPQPPSPSAAVLGDPLEGAVFDEDCLRITVTRPADAVGPVPVLVWIHGGAHVSNAGDLPGFDASALAREHGVLVVAPTFRLGLLGFAGDRLGADSRRPANLGLLDVATALRWVREHVAGFGGDPEQVTVFGQSSGADALAHVLAADGAEGLVSRVVLQSAPFGIRTDRDEMQAKMREAIGVIPTDATTDEIGALQLVAKQAGSGYGLRSGMSFGPEAGQAPLPAEAEIPGVWRRRAAGLDVLVTWTTEETMFFLGTVPKLERLFRVPLVGRLARRVLVGATTKRVYAREGRRFAELLAAGGASVQVGVFDARPAGGPLGAAHAIELPLLFPNEPAWSRAALVAPDGAATLVAAGAPLRAAWVEFARSGRISEQHIPVGAGWRGGLTLEDVS from the coding sequence ATGACCGACCTCACCGCACGGCGCCCCGACGATGCCGCCGACCGGCTGCCCTCGCTCACCGCCGTCGAGACACCGTGGGGTGCGTTCGTCGCCGTCGAGGACGACGGCGTGCAGCGCATCCGCAACATCCGCTACGCCACGGCCGACCGGTTCGGCCGGCCGCAGGCGGTCGAGCCCGACCCGGCGTCGTCCGACGACCTGCAGCTCGCCACCATCGCCTGTCCGCAGCCGCCGAGCCCGAGCGCGGCCGTGCTCGGCGACCCCCTCGAGGGCGCGGTGTTCGACGAGGACTGCCTGCGCATCACCGTGACGCGCCCCGCTGACGCCGTCGGCCCGGTGCCGGTGCTCGTGTGGATCCACGGCGGTGCGCACGTCTCGAACGCGGGCGACCTGCCCGGATTCGACGCGTCGGCGCTCGCCCGCGAGCACGGCGTGCTGGTCGTCGCCCCGACGTTCCGGCTCGGCCTGCTCGGCTTCGCCGGCGACCGGCTCGGTGCCGACTCGCGGCGACCTGCGAACCTGGGGCTGCTCGACGTCGCGACCGCGCTGCGCTGGGTGCGCGAGCACGTCGCCGGGTTCGGCGGCGACCCCGAGCAGGTCACCGTCTTCGGGCAGTCCTCGGGCGCCGACGCGCTCGCCCACGTGCTCGCGGCCGACGGAGCCGAAGGCCTCGTCTCGCGCGTCGTGCTGCAGAGCGCGCCGTTCGGCATCCGCACCGATCGCGACGAGATGCAGGCGAAGATGCGCGAGGCGATCGGGGTGATCCCGACGGATGCCACGACCGACGAGATCGGCGCACTGCAGCTCGTCGCGAAGCAGGCGGGGTCGGGCTACGGCCTGCGTTCGGGCATGAGCTTCGGCCCCGAGGCGGGCCAGGCGCCGCTGCCTGCCGAGGCCGAGATCCCCGGGGTCTGGCGCCGCCGTGCGGCCGGGCTCGACGTGCTCGTGACGTGGACGACCGAGGAGACGATGTTCTTCCTCGGCACCGTGCCGAAGCTCGAACGCCTGTTCCGGGTGCCCCTCGTCGGGCGGCTCGCGCGCCGCGTGCTCGTGGGCGCGACCACGAAGCGCGTCTACGCGCGAGAAGGCCGTCGGTTCGCCGAGCTGCTCGCGGCGGGCGGCGCCTCCGTGCAGGTCGGCGTGTTCGACGCGCGCCCCGCGGGCGGTCCGCTCGGCGCCGCGCACGCGATCGAGCTGCCCCTGCTCTTCCCGAACGAGCCGGCCTGGTCGCGCGCGGCCCTGGTCGCGCCCGACGGCGCCGCGACCCTCGTGGCCGCCGGCGCGCCGCTTCGCGCGGCCTGGGTCGAGTTCGCCCGCAGCGGGCGCATCAGCGAGCAGCACATCCCCGTCGGCGCCGGGTGGCGCGGCGGGCTGACCCTGGAGGACGTCTCATGA
- a CDS encoding MMPL family transporter, whose translation MLVLWLGVLAVCFTGAALIGQGTDNTYSIPGTESQDALDALARTFPQVSGATAQLIAVAPDGGDVTDAAFEQAVEAAIADIEAIPQVEGASSPYATPGSANLAPDGSAALVPIQLSVSTTSVTPETADALQAAGDDLEQALPDGSQVAVGGQLFAQTSTGISITELLGILVAYLVLLVAFASFTAAGIPLVTALLGVGVSLAIVLTGTGFLTITSTTPLLALMLGLAVGIDYGLFIVSRHRDQVQQGLDVEESAARAVATSGSAVVFAAMTVIIALLGLAVAGIPFLTTMGVAAALAVATAVAVSLTLTPALLGFAGWHVVAKRYRPGADPATDATQVTDASVATDAGGRPDSDEGASSDESARSDEGADPDEGADHDRASDGSDASAGSESDPATEASDARPETAEPALDRAPAASAPRGFFGGWVRGVTRWPIVTVVLVVGLLALATVPAAHLRLALPDAGSLDEGEPGRVTYDLIAEHFGPGFNGPLIVTGLIIESTDPVGLMDDLGATLAAVPGVASVPLTTPNETGDTGIVQVIPEGSPDSEQTKELVSTLRAMHDDLEAEFGVDLSVTGYTAAGIDISDRLAGALAPFGLLVVGLSLVLLAMVFRSIVVPVTAALGYVLSIGAAFGLTSLVFVDGVGADLLGVADVGQVISFMPIILMGVLFGLAMDYEVFLVSRMREDYVHQDAAGRDATGAVHRGFVASARVVTAAAIIMFSVFVAFVPGGDASIQPIAFGLAVGVAIDAFLVRMTLIPAVLVLFGHHAWWIPAWLDRALPGFDIEGEGLTEEFALADWPEPGDRYVLAAEGVRVAGHDDDPGDEVEQVEIGDEESVGRSAGRAGAVGAADAGGTDAAGRPRGFTARLEAGDALVVFGGTVGDRRELLLALGARRGIAAGLLKVCGLVLPSRAATVRTRTAFAGLAGSRGAELVVRTALWNTRDLVLVDGLDEVGDPDVRRRIAALLAEAHGHAERHGERPLSIVVSAREPGGASDVLPAACAVRAASVTGSSAEAVTVGVAGAAAAAGSDAG comes from the coding sequence ATGCTCGTGCTCTGGCTCGGCGTGCTCGCCGTCTGCTTCACCGGCGCGGCGCTCATCGGCCAGGGCACCGACAACACCTACAGCATCCCGGGCACCGAGTCCCAAGACGCGCTCGACGCGCTCGCCCGCACCTTCCCCCAGGTGAGCGGCGCCACGGCCCAGCTCATCGCGGTCGCGCCCGACGGCGGCGACGTGACGGATGCCGCATTCGAGCAGGCCGTCGAGGCGGCCATCGCCGACATCGAGGCGATCCCGCAGGTCGAGGGGGCGAGCTCGCCGTACGCCACCCCCGGGTCGGCGAACCTCGCGCCCGACGGCTCGGCGGCCCTCGTGCCGATCCAGCTCTCGGTGTCGACGACGTCGGTCACGCCCGAGACGGCCGACGCGCTGCAGGCCGCGGGCGACGACCTCGAGCAGGCGCTGCCCGACGGGTCGCAGGTCGCCGTCGGCGGGCAGCTCTTCGCACAGACCTCGACGGGCATCAGCATCACCGAGCTGCTCGGCATCCTCGTCGCGTACCTCGTGCTGCTCGTGGCGTTCGCGTCGTTCACGGCCGCCGGCATCCCGCTCGTCACGGCGCTGCTCGGCGTGGGCGTGTCGCTCGCGATCGTGCTGACGGGCACCGGGTTCCTCACGATCACGTCGACGACGCCCCTGCTCGCCCTCATGCTCGGCCTCGCGGTCGGCATCGACTACGGCCTGTTCATCGTGTCGCGACATCGCGACCAGGTGCAGCAGGGCCTCGACGTCGAGGAGTCCGCCGCGCGCGCGGTCGCGACCTCCGGCTCGGCGGTCGTCTTCGCCGCCATGACCGTGATCATCGCGCTGCTCGGCCTCGCGGTCGCGGGCATCCCGTTCCTCACGACCATGGGCGTGGCCGCGGCCCTCGCGGTGGCGACGGCCGTCGCGGTCTCGCTCACGCTCACGCCGGCCCTGCTCGGGTTCGCCGGGTGGCACGTGGTCGCGAAGCGGTACCGACCCGGTGCCGATCCGGCGACGGATGCCACGCAGGTGACGGATGCCTCGGTGGCGACGGATGCCGGTGGTCGGCCGGATTCCGACGAGGGCGCAAGCTCCGACGAGAGCGCACGCTCCGACGAGGGCGCAGACCCCGACGAGGGCGCAGACCACGACCGTGCCTCCGACGGCAGCGACGCCTCTGCGGGATCGGAGTCGGACCCCGCGACGGAAGCCTCGGACGCCCGGCCCGAGACGGCCGAGCCGGCGCTCGATCGCGCGCCCGCGGCATCCGCCCCTCGTGGCTTCTTCGGCGGCTGGGTGCGCGGCGTGACGAGGTGGCCGATCGTGACGGTCGTGCTCGTCGTCGGGCTGCTCGCGCTCGCGACCGTGCCGGCCGCGCACCTGCGCCTGGCGTTGCCCGACGCGGGGTCCCTCGACGAGGGCGAACCCGGGCGCGTGACCTACGACCTCATCGCCGAGCACTTCGGCCCGGGCTTCAACGGCCCGCTCATCGTGACGGGCCTCATCATCGAGTCGACCGACCCGGTCGGGCTCATGGACGACCTGGGGGCGACCCTCGCCGCGGTGCCCGGCGTGGCATCCGTTCCCCTGACGACGCCGAACGAGACGGGCGACACGGGCATCGTGCAGGTGATCCCCGAGGGGTCGCCCGACTCGGAGCAGACGAAGGAGCTCGTGTCGACGCTGCGCGCCATGCACGACGACCTCGAGGCCGAGTTCGGCGTCGACCTCTCGGTGACGGGCTACACCGCAGCGGGCATCGACATCTCGGACCGTCTCGCCGGGGCGCTCGCGCCGTTCGGCCTGCTCGTGGTCGGACTCTCGCTGGTGCTGCTCGCGATGGTGTTCCGGTCGATCGTCGTGCCCGTGACGGCCGCGCTCGGGTACGTGCTCTCGATCGGCGCCGCGTTCGGACTCACGAGCCTCGTGTTCGTCGACGGGGTGGGCGCCGACCTGCTCGGCGTGGCCGACGTCGGCCAGGTGATCAGCTTCATGCCGATCATCCTGATGGGCGTGCTGTTCGGCCTCGCGATGGACTACGAGGTGTTCCTCGTCAGCCGCATGCGCGAGGACTACGTGCACCAGGACGCCGCCGGGCGCGATGCGACGGGTGCCGTGCATCGCGGCTTCGTCGCCTCCGCCCGGGTCGTCACGGCGGCCGCGATCATCATGTTCTCGGTGTTCGTCGCGTTCGTGCCGGGCGGCGACGCGTCGATCCAGCCGATCGCGTTCGGACTGGCCGTCGGCGTCGCGATCGACGCGTTCCTCGTGCGCATGACCCTGATCCCGGCCGTGCTCGTGCTGTTCGGGCACCACGCCTGGTGGATTCCCGCGTGGCTCGACCGGGCCCTGCCCGGGTTCGACATCGAGGGAGAGGGCCTCACCGAGGAGTTCGCCCTGGCGGACTGGCCCGAGCCCGGCGACCGGTACGTGCTCGCGGCCGAGGGCGTGCGCGTCGCCGGACACGACGACGACCCGGGCGACGAGGTCGAGCAGGTCGAGATCGGCGACGAGGAGTCGGTCGGGCGCTCGGCCGGTCGGGCCGGGGCGGTCGGGGCAGCCGACGCCGGTGGGACGGATGCCGCGGGTCGGCCGCGCGGGTTCACCGCGCGCCTCGAGGCCGGCGACGCGCTCGTCGTGTTCGGGGGCACCGTCGGCGATCGCCGCGAACTGCTGCTCGCGCTCGGCGCCAGGCGCGGCATCGCCGCCGGACTCCTCAAGGTGTGCGGCCTGGTGCTTCCCTCGCGAGCCGCGACCGTGCGCACGCGCACCGCGTTCGCCGGCCTCGCCGGATCGCGCGGCGCCGAGCTGGTCGTGCGCACGGCGCTCTGGAACACGCGGGACCTCGTGCTCGTCGACGGACTCGACGAGGTCGGCGACCCCGACGTGCGGCGGCGCATCGCCGCCCTGCTCGCGGAGGCGCACGGGCACGCCGAACGACACGGCGAGCGCCCGCTCTCGATCGTCGTCTCGGCTCGCGAACCCGGTGGGGCGAGCGACGTGCTGCCCGCGGCATGCGCCGTGCGCGCGGCATCCGTCACCGGATCGAGCGCCGAGGCCGTGACCGTCGGCGTGGCGGGTGCCGCGGCGGCGGCCGGATCGGACGCGGGCTGA
- a CDS encoding endonuclease/exonuclease/phosphatase family protein: MLVISYNLRKHRAISELAALDERYSPDVVCLQECDTLDLAEHEGRLRLAHSTVGSRLGLAVYYRPDRIEIRDLRTVALKKSMHDRVLRPAHERLLGARLYDRVHEREAIVASFHAAPLTALNSLRRHQIKAALGELQLLGPNLPTLMVGDYNYPIFKDNLAEKVREAGYDLTLSDSRTYTRYKFFRGHFDLATSAGFDIRKVETLPRGSSDHLPILVDTEYADATATVADAVGPAGEADVA, encoded by the coding sequence ATGCTGGTGATCAGCTACAACCTCCGCAAGCATCGCGCGATCTCCGAACTCGCGGCGCTCGATGAGCGCTACTCCCCCGACGTCGTGTGCCTGCAGGAATGCGACACCCTCGACCTCGCCGAGCACGAGGGCCGGCTGCGGCTCGCGCACTCGACCGTGGGCAGCCGGCTCGGACTCGCCGTGTACTACCGACCCGACCGCATCGAGATCCGAGACCTGCGCACGGTCGCGCTGAAGAAGTCGATGCACGACCGCGTGCTGCGGCCCGCGCACGAGCGTCTGCTCGGCGCGCGCCTCTACGACCGCGTGCACGAGCGCGAGGCCATCGTGGCCTCGTTCCACGCCGCACCGCTCACCGCGCTGAACTCGCTGCGCCGCCACCAGATCAAGGCCGCGCTCGGCGAGCTGCAACTGCTCGGGCCGAACCTGCCCACGCTCATGGTGGGCGACTACAACTACCCGATCTTCAAGGACAACCTGGCCGAGAAGGTGCGCGAGGCAGGCTACGACCTGACCCTCAGCGACAGCCGCACGTACACGCGCTACAAGTTCTTCCGCGGGCACTTCGACCTCGCGACCTCGGCCGGCTTCGACATCCGCAAGGTCGAGACCCTGCCGCGCGGCTCGAGCGACCACCTGCCGATCCTCGTCGACACCGAGTACGCGGATGCCACGGCGACCGTCGCCGACGCGGTCGGCCCTGCGGGCGAGGCCGACGTCGCCTGA
- a CDS encoding CoA pyrophosphatase, with protein sequence MVSDLAGARAELAALCARGLTWHPDFPRFRADAAATRPAAVLVLFGVLDALPSQAGGDDRPALDGSGEAAVARELDVLLLRRAATLGSHPGQIAFPGGRIEASDDGPIAGALREAAEETGVDPDGIEPLGTLPPMPVPVSNHLVTPVPAWWTRPSQVAAVDHDESVEVFRVPVADLLDPANRGNTQMTYEGRVYRGPAFTVGGRVVWGFTALVLSRMFDELGWAVPWNEERIVERDDLDR encoded by the coding sequence ATCGTGAGCGATCTCGCGGGTGCGCGCGCCGAACTCGCCGCGCTCTGCGCTCGCGGCCTCACGTGGCACCCCGACTTCCCGAGGTTCCGAGCGGATGCCGCGGCCACGCGCCCGGCGGCCGTGCTCGTGCTCTTCGGGGTGCTCGACGCACTGCCCTCGCAGGCCGGCGGCGACGATCGTCCGGCCCTGGACGGCTCCGGCGAGGCCGCCGTCGCGCGCGAGCTCGACGTGCTGCTGCTGCGCCGGGCGGCGACGCTCGGCAGTCACCCGGGTCAGATCGCGTTCCCGGGCGGGCGCATCGAGGCGTCCGACGACGGACCGATCGCGGGTGCGCTGCGCGAGGCCGCTGAAGAGACGGGCGTCGACCCCGACGGCATCGAGCCGCTCGGAACCCTGCCGCCGATGCCGGTGCCGGTGAGCAACCACCTCGTGACGCCGGTGCCCGCCTGGTGGACGCGTCCCTCGCAGGTCGCCGCCGTCGACCACGACGAGTCGGTCGAGGTGTTCCGGGTGCCGGTGGCCGACCTGCTCGATCCCGCGAACCGCGGCAACACGCAGATGACGTACGAGGGGCGCGTCTACCGCGGCCCGGCGTTCACCGTCGGCGGCCGGGTCGTCTGGGGTTTCACCGCGCTCGTGCTCTCGCGCATGTTCGACGAGCTCGGCTGGGCCGTGCCGTGGAACGAGGAGCGCATCGTCGAGCGCGACGACCTCGACCGCTGA
- a CDS encoding SDR family oxidoreductase: MRIAVAGGTGTVGRHVVEAARERGHEVVVLTRSNDVDLVAGTGVAAALEGVDAVIDTANANATSADAATAFFTTTTRTLLAAEQAAGVGHHVTLSIVGIDRAPYGYYAGKLAQEREVEAGAVPFTIMRASQFHEFAEQMLGMLSFAGVHLAPKIATQPVAAWEVGQRLVELAEQGPAGRSPDFAGPQREDVSGMIRRLAKARGLRGPVLAVALPGKQFAAMRRGDTLPGPDAVLGTQTFDAWLAEQR, translated from the coding sequence ATGAGAATCGCCGTCGCCGGAGGAACCGGAACCGTGGGGCGCCACGTCGTCGAAGCCGCGCGCGAGCGCGGGCACGAGGTCGTCGTGCTCACCCGCTCGAACGACGTCGACCTGGTCGCGGGCACCGGCGTCGCGGCCGCGCTCGAGGGCGTCGACGCCGTGATCGACACGGCGAACGCGAACGCCACCTCGGCCGATGCCGCGACGGCGTTCTTCACGACGACGACGCGCACGCTGCTCGCGGCCGAGCAGGCCGCGGGCGTCGGCCACCACGTGACGCTCTCGATCGTCGGCATCGACCGCGCGCCCTACGGCTACTACGCGGGCAAGCTCGCGCAGGAGCGGGAGGTCGAGGCCGGCGCGGTGCCGTTCACGATCATGCGCGCGTCGCAGTTCCACGAGTTCGCCGAGCAGATGCTCGGCATGCTCTCGTTCGCGGGCGTGCACCTCGCGCCGAAGATCGCGACGCAGCCCGTCGCCGCGTGGGAGGTCGGGCAGCGGCTCGTCGAGCTCGCCGAGCAGGGCCCCGCCGGACGCAGTCCCGACTTCGCCGGGCCGCAGCGCGAGGACGTGTCCGGCATGATCCGGCGGCTCGCGAAGGCCCGGGGACTGCGCGGCCCCGTGCTCGCCGTCGCGCTGCCCGGCAAGCAGTTCGCGGCGATGCGCCGAGGCGACACACTGCCCGGCCCGGATGCCGTGCTCGGCACGCAGACCTTCGACGCCTGGCTCGCCGAGCAGCGCTGA
- a CDS encoding GNAT family N-acetyltransferase, with product MHAGFRFSADPADLDHALVHRWLSTDAYWALGRTREKQEAAIAGSRNYGVYDETTGAQVAYARIVTDAATFAWLCDVYVDPSVRGKGVGVGLIEGVFADLEPLGLRRSLLATADAHGLYEKFGFEPLAEPERWMVRWHDVHDRGIGGAASTPAEADAGLADPSLADPAATP from the coding sequence ATGCACGCCGGATTCCGTTTCTCCGCAGACCCCGCCGACCTCGACCACGCGCTCGTGCACCGCTGGCTCTCGACCGACGCCTACTGGGCGCTCGGCCGCACGCGCGAGAAGCAGGAGGCCGCGATCGCGGGATCCCGCAACTACGGCGTGTACGACGAGACGACCGGCGCGCAGGTCGCCTACGCCCGCATTGTGACGGATGCCGCGACGTTCGCGTGGCTGTGCGACGTGTACGTCGACCCGTCGGTTCGGGGCAAGGGCGTCGGCGTCGGGCTCATCGAGGGCGTGTTCGCCGACCTCGAGCCGCTCGGGCTGCGCCGCTCGCTGCTGGCCACCGCCGACGCGCACGGCCTCTACGAGAAGTTCGGGTTCGAGCCCCTGGCCGAGCCCGAGCGGTGGATGGTGCGCTGGCACGACGTGCACGACCGGGGAATCGGGGGTGCAGCGTCCACGCCCGCCGAGGCCGACGCCGGCCTCGCGGACCCATCCCTTGCCGACCCGGCCGCGACGCCGTAG
- a CDS encoding dihydrofolate reductase family protein, with protein MGIITVDLFITLDGVYQGPGGPDEDESGAFALGGWQGHYLDDENGAAIGEGIDRMDALLLGRRTYDIFAGFWPYRGEEPIAVKLNAMPKFVVSRSLTDPSWAGTTALGDLDEVAALKDRFEDIHVIGSGDLARSLLEAGLVDRLNLFVYPVALGSGKRLFGGGFGVPAAFALAQPPRAFPSGALHLVYEPAGPAVTGFDMSK; from the coding sequence ATGGGGATCATCACGGTCGACCTGTTCATCACGCTCGACGGGGTCTACCAGGGGCCGGGCGGTCCCGACGAGGACGAGTCGGGCGCGTTCGCGCTCGGCGGCTGGCAGGGCCACTACCTCGACGACGAGAACGGCGCCGCGATCGGCGAGGGCATCGACCGCATGGACGCGCTGCTCCTCGGTCGCCGCACGTACGACATCTTCGCCGGGTTCTGGCCGTACCGCGGCGAGGAGCCCATCGCCGTGAAGCTCAACGCGATGCCGAAGTTCGTCGTGTCGCGCTCGCTCACGGATCCGAGCTGGGCCGGCACCACCGCGCTCGGCGACCTCGACGAGGTGGCGGCGCTCAAGGACCGCTTCGAGGACATCCACGTGATCGGCAGCGGCGACCTCGCGCGCTCGCTGCTCGAGGCCGGGCTCGTCGACCGGCTGAACCTGTTCGTCTACCCGGTGGCCCTCGGCTCCGGCAAGCGGCTGTTCGGCGGCGGGTTCGGGGTGCCCGCCGCGTTCGCCCTCGCGCAGCCGCCGCGCGCCTTTCCGAGCGGTGCCCTGCACCTCGTGTACGAACCTGCGGGTCCCGCGGTCACTGGCTTCGACATGTCGAAGTAG
- a CDS encoding 3,4-dioxygenase subunit beta — protein sequence MTTDPRWIDAEGNEIDEDHRGLVYDIRTLVDRRRALGIFGGVGLTALLAACAADPEPTATASPSASASASATPTPTPSATAAASGPIDEVPDETGGPYPGDGSNGVNVLDDSGIVRSDIRSSFGSSTTVAQGVPLTIALTVRDAATGSALVGAGVYLWHCDRDGGYSLYSNGLENENYLRGVQETDANGTVTFTSIYPACYTGRWPHIHFEVYSDVATAVASGPIVKTSQIALPQETDAAVYATAGYEQSVRNLSQVSLSTDNVFSDDGGIHQIANMSGSASAGYAAALTIGV from the coding sequence ATGACGACCGACCCCCGCTGGATCGACGCAGAGGGCAACGAGATCGACGAGGACCACCGCGGACTCGTCTACGACATCCGCACGCTCGTCGACCGCCGACGCGCGCTCGGCATCTTCGGCGGGGTCGGGCTCACGGCGCTGCTCGCGGCCTGCGCGGCCGACCCCGAGCCGACGGCGACCGCATCGCCGAGCGCGTCGGCCTCGGCATCCGCCACCCCGACGCCCACTCCGAGCGCGACCGCCGCCGCGTCCGGCCCGATCGACGAGGTGCCCGACGAGACCGGCGGGCCGTACCCCGGCGACGGCTCGAACGGCGTCAACGTGCTCGACGACTCGGGCATCGTGCGCAGCGACATCCGCTCGTCGTTCGGATCGTCGACGACGGTCGCGCAGGGCGTGCCGCTCACGATCGCCCTCACGGTGCGCGATGCGGCGACGGGCAGCGCGCTCGTCGGCGCGGGCGTGTACCTCTGGCACTGCGACCGCGACGGCGGCTACTCGCTGTACTCGAACGGGCTCGAGAACGAGAACTACCTGCGCGGCGTGCAGGAGACCGACGCGAACGGCACGGTGACGTTCACCTCGATCTACCCGGCCTGCTACACCGGCCGCTGGCCGCACATCCACTTCGAGGTGTACTCCGACGTCGCGACCGCCGTCGCGAGCGGGCCCATCGTGAAGACCTCGCAGATCGCGCTGCCGCAGGAGACCGACGCCGCCGTGTACGCGACCGCCGGCTACGAGCAGAGCGTGCGCAACCTGTCGCAGGTGAGCCTGTCGACCGACAACGTGTTCAGCGACGACGGCGGCATCCACCAGATCGCGAACATGTCGGGATCGGCCTCGGCCGGGTACGCGGCCGCGCTCACGATCGGGGTGTGA
- a CDS encoding heme-degrading domain-containing protein codes for MSELPVFTIADLEAQPQLDVPSFVNDDAVDLGVTAIEVIRKRHLNLAVRIVLRGDVVFQAKLRETGRENDEWLAGKAAVVERFGEPSLLVRRRHEEAGTPFDERDDVDHDIYRAHGGSLPIRVDGELVGTITVSGEPDVIDHEVATEAVRRFRAR; via the coding sequence ATGTCCGAACTTCCCGTCTTCACCATCGCCGATCTCGAAGCCCAGCCGCAGCTCGACGTGCCCTCGTTCGTCAACGACGATGCGGTAGACCTCGGCGTCACGGCCATCGAGGTGATCCGCAAGCGGCACCTGAACCTCGCGGTGCGCATCGTGCTGCGCGGCGACGTCGTGTTCCAGGCGAAACTGCGCGAGACCGGGCGCGAGAACGACGAGTGGCTGGCCGGCAAGGCCGCGGTCGTCGAGCGCTTCGGCGAGCCGTCGCTGCTCGTGCGCCGCCGCCATGAGGAGGCCGGCACGCCGTTCGACGAGCGCGACGACGTCGACCACGACATCTACCGGGCGCACGGCGGCTCGCTGCCGATCCGGGTCGACGGCGAGCTCGTGGGCACGATCACCGTGTCGGGCGAGCCCGACGTGATCGACCACGAGGTCGCGACCGAGGCCGTTCGCCGGTTCCGCGCCCGCTGA